ctttaaaagAATATGAATGCACTTAAATTTCCTTTTAATAAGGCCAAAATCTTTATATGTTGCTTATTTCACTTTagcattattatatttataaatgttttcacAAGTAAATATATATCATACTATCTCATTTATCAGTGGATTCTgtctctaaaggtgcccatacacgcaccaatattatgatacaaaacaaggtttcttaCGATATGttgtgcgtgtatggtggattgacaagaTGACTTGGGCGGGagagaaaattttgatcgggcactgTTGAAGGCTCCCAAGCAAACAcaagcatttagggctgaataatcagatagcatacctcccaactgtccctattGTCGCaagacagtcccaattttaacagctcagcccacagtacCGGATTCTTACttaaaagtccctcatttccctttgatctcctgcactgaatgccatcttaacaagcaacacctgtacttagatacaattgtaactaataagctaaacaggtctcttaggggaaccgagatcagaaatgtgttcaaattttaaataacctgACTAATTTGGTAAAAATGGGAGGTGTGTTCGCAAACATAGGCATGGTCACAACATGTTTgcgctgcatttctttttgtccctctttacccttttcaaatgttgggaggtataagataggggtagaatttttattgtttctacctccatatcggacaaTTTagctctgaacgttagtggagggtatgaATGATCTTTCCAGggaagatcgtaattgtaacgtgtatggccacctttagagcttaaagaaatacaacacatatgtACCCATGACACGCAATAGAGATTTTGATGGGGGTTACCATGGAACTGCAGAGAGCAGCCTTAGGCTTGCAACTGTGATCCAAAGACAGCAAGTACACAGGTACAATGTCCTCTGCTAGTTGctcaaaaataatgtatattttatagttaCACAGCAGTATAACAATGCAAATACCACTACCCCCATGCAAAAAAGTAAGCAACTTTGCCTTTCACGAGATCAAGAAACTCAGTAAAGAATAATAAATACTTGTAGTTGGACTGGAAAGAGatacaaaataatacaaagaTTCATTAGAAAGACAGAGTACAAAgttcaaaaaaaagtttttgtatgCTTTTGACTTTCAGTGAGTGCCTGTGGGTGCAGGCCTGTACACTCCACAATGTAGCACAGCAATCTGTGCTTCCGCATGATAACAGGACTACCTGCATTTGGAAATGCTTTTATTCATGAGGGCCAGGCTGGTGGAGGGACATAGGCACGTGTCAAGTAAAGGGCCATGCTGTACCCATGCTGTACCCGTACTTGTGCTGAATTTATCATATGCCCAGATGCAAGTGCTCATTGTAACATTAAGAGTCAGAATTTCAGTTAATATATCAGAAATTCAACTCTTCTAGTGCGGAATGCTCTCTGtgctagtgatgcagcccccatCGACCAGCTCCGATGCTAAATGTTTGAGTGCAGGGGGTGAAGAGGAGCAGCAGATTTGCCCCTGGATGCCATCACCAGAACAATTATGAAtgatatgaaaaaaaacaaagctgTGGATAGATAGAGCCACATCTTATGTAAAATATAGGATTACTGGTGGATAtgattcatatttaaaaattaatttacagTTGGAAAAAACAAAACCGATAAAAACATGGATATTCAATTAATAATGTGCTATTTACAGAATATACCTATGACTTCCTATTGAGTGCATATAGTTTATGCAAATAAATTGATTCTTTAAAAAAGATACTTACTTTTTATACCAGACTGGAGAATAGAAGTTGTGAGGAAATGTGTCTCGGGAGAAGGCTGATCTGCACCCCATGTAGCTGTAAAAGAATAATAAAGTTTTGCCACAGATGATGAGGTGCAGTTGAGGAAGAGCTATTTCTTTCCTACCTGTCCCTGTGTCAGTAAGAAACTCTGCAGTGTTGCCAGTGGCTGCTGTGCTGTTGGCTGCTGTTGTCATCATCCTGACACCTAAGTGAAAAGACAATATTATTGTCTCCCGGtgcaaatacaataataaatcttAATTTTATTGCCAAGTTTCAAACTGCCTCTAGATGCAACGTCATAATAAGAATGATATTTTTCTGGGTAAGAACTGTACTACATATTTGTTGAGATGGGAGAGGAATGCACAGATCCCTGACCTTAACCTGACTAAACACCTCTGAGATGGATTCCTATAGCAAGCTAGGGGTGATCACCCAACATCGGTGACCAACCTCACTAACATTCAAGCAAATCCCAATAACTATGTTGCAACATCTAGTGGAAAACTGTCCCAGCAAAGTAGAGAGTTATAGCAGCAAACAAATTTTATACACTATATCGATGAACCACATGTAACCGCACAACATACcaataatttataatatataaatatatttacagtaaaGTATAGTATTTATAGTATTTACCAGAACAAATGATGCCGGCATCTTCATGATGCCCACAGTTGTGGATTCCCCAGCCGAGACTGTAACAGGTAGAAAGGTATGGCTCTGACCCGTCGCAGTTGACATTATCCAGTAATATTAATCCTGTGCCATAGCCAAAGTAAGCATTACTTTTGTAATCCATAGCTTGACCACAGCCAACCTGTCGGCAAACAACACTGGCATCGTTTAGGCCCCAGTCATCATCACATACTGTACCCCAGTTTCCTTTGTAGAGTATCTCAACCCTTCCTTGGCAGGAATCAGCACCGTTGACTAATCTGATGCTGCCATCTCCTGCAAATATACAACAATTGTGCATTCTAAATGTGCATATTTTGCAGTAATTCATCACAATGCAGAAGAAACTAATACAAGTAATAATGAAGCCTGATACTACACAATATATTTAGGATTACTGTTTCATTTTATTACTATTTCAACTTGTTTACAGATTTAAAAGCCTATCTCCAAGCTTAGGTTTGCTAATCTTTTTGTGCTAATTCATGAAAAGAACTAAATTATAGGCACAGAAAATACTAAAGCAAATCCTTTTGGTAGCATGTACAATTCTGCTTCGCCTCCCTATAATAAATGTACCCTGATGGCTGTGCACCTTTGTAACTACAGGGGATATTGTGACTTAGTACTTCTGCAGAATTGTGTTTTGTATGCAATGGTAATTGTTTTTACTGTTTGTATATAAAACTGGATGTGAGTACTCAAAAAACATGTGGTTCAGTTTCAACCTAAATGGCTTCCTTCATCCTTACATTGGCTTGTTTCTTTAAACTGTAGTTTTGCTTCTGAAACCAACACAAATTTAAAGATTCAGAGTAACAAGCCATCATATGAAAATTAATACAAAAAACCTGTTGTTattttgtgttactggtcctttatgaaaaaaatattgtacattttcCAAGAAAGAATGAAACTAGAAtaatataaagaaagaaatatcATTTCAGCATTAACATAGGAGTGAAATCTCATTTCAAAGTGTTTGTTTTTACTCACTTTGGCCATTCTGAAGGGAGGTAGAGGCAGCTTTTGTTGAGTGCCCTTTGCTCGCTGGTGTTGGTAAGAACTCTACAAGAAGTATGTGGTTATATATTAGAACTTGCCTTTAGAAATCAGAATAAATCTATGTAACTAATGCCAAAGATATGCCATGCAGTTCCAATGTAAGCAAGCTAGCGCAGGGATTCTCTGTACCTATGCAAAGGATGCTCCATGTTTAGCTGATTTATGCtaaaataaaaccacaaagcTTGTAATAAAAGTCATGTCTTTCTTTATGTGCTCAATAAATTGAAATAAACCACATATCACCAATACATGCTATACTGCGTAAATGATGTGTTTTAATGAAGCAGTGTAATAAACCTGAAAGTAAAAAGTGGATTTATACTAAGTACTGTTTTCTTAACCCCAATGTCTTTAGTGGGTTACACCACATCTGAGGTGGTATAAGATAATGCTATTTCATACCTGATGCTGGCAATTCCCACCACACCACATAGGAGGAGAGTTAGCATGGCTGCTAGCTGCATCACCCACTTGTTCTACTgaataaaagctatttttgttGTCAAACCTGTTTCCCAGACAGCCTGCTTCCTGGTCCCTAAACCAAACAATAAGAACAGTGTCCCCTTTGGTTCCTGGGGTTTAATTTCTGTCACTTTGGTCACTGGTCCTGAcaacctcccaacattttagtTTCAAAATGACTTATGTATCTTCATCGTTGGTACAGCAGGAATTTGTTGCTATTCCTTCGGTTTTCCATGGTATTTAGGATAtattataggatatatatataggacTGTAGACTGTGAcattctaagaaaatttgcaataGACTTTTATCAATATATTTTGAATTGAATTCGTACTTCgattctgtttttcatttttttaaaacttgaatgaAATATATGGTTGCCTGAGACAAAGGCTTAAAATCAAAAGTAGTGACCAAAATGTAGACCAGTGGATCTAAGCAGCCCTGCATGTGTGTGAACAGCTTCATTATATCCTATTATTCAGATTCAATACACTGGCTTCAAAAGTAGTTGTTGTTTGTTTAAATACACTGGGAGTTGTACTATATTTTGAAATCAGAAGAATCAGCAGTTCatcctaatttttttttcctatgatagAAAGGAACCAAACCTTTTTACCATTACAGGTGACAGCAACATCTTCATAGTGGTAGCAGTTATGTATCCCCCATCCAAGACTCCTGCATTGGCTCAATGCTGTCTCTCTTCCTTTGCAGTCAACATTGTCTAAATGAATTGGCCCTGTGCCCTGACCAAAAGAGATCCTGAGAGGAATAGCAATCGCATGGCCACAGCCCAACTGCCGGCAGATCACATTAGCATCTACAATGTCCCAGTCATCGTCACATACTGTCCCCCAAGTTCCATTGTGTAAAATTTCAACTCGGCCTTGACAGCGGTTCTTCCCATTTACTAGTcgaatttctgcaaaaaaaaattagaatttcttctaatgcattttttttaaaaggcttatAATTAGCATATTAAGTGGGTAGGAGAGAAAGGTAACTACTTTGGACGAGAAGAGGTTCAGATGGAGCAAACATTATTAATGTTTGGAACAAAATGATAATGACTGCAGTACTGCAAATAAATCTCTATTCCCTTCAAAATGTATATGTGCCTAAAGTTTATTTTCCAGCAAACCAGGGTTCCTATAACAGTAGTAACAGACTCCAGGATCAAGAAAAGCATTCTATGTTGGGTCAAAATGTGGAAGGAAATATATAGCAAAGCTTGCTATTGATTGGAGGAAAAAAGGGAAGACAGAAACAGTAGCCATAATTGCACCATATATTGCCCTGCTCAAAGCCATCTTTAAAGTACACTGTACTCTGTAGCTGACAAGTAGGAGGGGAAATTAAGAGCCAAATATTAATTTGTATCCCCAGTACTCTGATTGGGAATTAGGCTCAAGGGGTAAGTGCGTGGTCCTTTTCTGGCTACTGACTATTAACACAAAATTACATTGGCATAGGACCCTCTACTCTATCAACAACAGGATAGGAAGAATGGGTTACACTTGCACTGTGGTTTCAGTAATGATTGTTACATCCCTGCTACAGAAGGACAgatggtttaaatgattttggttACTTTACTTGTTAAATATACACTTGAGAGAGTGGGTCAGAGTTGTACTGATCCCATAAATTATAATGGGAATTATCATCCAGTCTGGTCTAATGTTACATATTTTTTATAGGAAAGCAGAGGACATTCAT
This sequence is a window from Xenopus tropicalis strain Nigerian chromosome 2, UCB_Xtro_10.0, whole genome shotgun sequence. Protein-coding genes within it:
- the ssc4d gene encoding scavenger receptor cysteine-rich domain-containing group B protein, encoding MIISPHSLLELRILRPVTWMLTACIVPTSIILLLLNPSDLVSVVKAEDAEIRLVNGKNRCQGRVEILHNGTWGTVCDDDWDIVDANVICRQLGCGHAIAIPLRISFGQGTGPIHLDNVDCKGRETALSQCRSLGWGIHNCYHYEDVAVTCNEFLPTPASKGHSTKAASTSLQNGQRDGSIRLVNGADSCQGRVEILYKGNWGTVCDDDWGLNDASVVCRQVGCGQAMDYKSNAYFGYGTGLILLDNVNCDGSEPYLSTCYSLGWGIHNCGHHEDAGIICSGVRMMTTAANSTAATGNTAEFLTDTGTATWGADQPSPETHFLTTSILQSGIKSGSIRLVNGNSSCQGRVEVLYEDTWGTVCDDDWDYNNAQVVCKQMGCGPAIVATTLSYFGYGSGPILLDNVDCVGTEKHLTDCFNLGWGQHNCGHHEDAGVICQGVKESEWLSKASGFEVTTESPTPPKDGSLRLVNGSHRCEGRLEIFFLLQWGTVCDDAWDLKAAKVVCRSLGCGPAVKARGDAWYGRGSGYIFFDNVKCQGNESSLLQCSYIRWNVHNCDHSEDAGVLCGV